The Periplaneta americana isolate PAMFEO1 chromosome 16, P.americana_PAMFEO1_priV1, whole genome shotgun sequence genome segment ATTTGCAGCCGTAACAGAGGTCTCACCTGTAGTGAAGTGAATCGTTAGGCATTATATTCATAAATTGAGTATTTATGCAGTGAAAGTAATTGGATGCTGATTCCGCATAGCCCTGGCGATAATGTGTTTGCCTGCTATGTTcggttgtgggttcgatttccacttgggctCATTACATGGTTGGGCTTTTTTCAGGATTCTCccaaaccgtaagacgaatgtcaggtaatctatggccaaacttcggcctcatctcgccaaagagCATCTTGCTATCAACAattccaacgacgctaaataacccggtagttaatatagcgtcgttaaatcacCAAACaaaaaatggtaataataattataataataataataataataataataattcaggttaaatttatttatgggtATGGAAATTTTACCCACCTTGAATATACAAACTTGTTAATTAGTATGGCGCTTATATTACACCTTGATCCTTGTGTACGATGTGAAAACGGATCTGAACAATGTAAGAAAATgaatactagaaaaaaaaaaaaagcaaagacTTTTGTTTCTGGTAGGGCTATTCtgtattttaaagataaatttaaaaaattcatcgTAACATTCAAATTGCAGGTATGCTTTCCTCGCATAAGCTATTAGCACGGTAATATTACTAGATTTTTTATCTAATGGCGGATACTTCACTGTTCATCATTCATCCGAACGTAGCCAGTTCtgcagaccaatttaccgacagagctgTTGACCAGGGTGCGCAACAGGAGGTCGGTCTATACTGCACCCTCAATGAGATAAGAATATTAGGAAGAATAgttgggatgctacagttgaAATGGGGCTCATGGAGAAAACCCCTTTACCGTTAATGAAggactttccaaaaaaaaaaaaaaaaaaaaaaaaaaaacaagttataaattgggtgATGGAGTCTTTGTCCAGCGAGTAAACCACCTCGGTGGCtcctttaataaaattttgtcaaaTGTTCCTCATTCCAGATTGTGTTATAAAAATATCTAGCCATTCTAAAATTTTCTGTTATATCAAGGAATCACCTACTTGCGTAATTTAAcattggtatatatatatatatatatatatatatatatatatatatatatatatattaagcttAATGTTAATTGTTCTCTATTTAAATGAATATTCGCCTGTGTAGGAGAGTATCATATTTAATCTATGTGGCGAagttttctttcataaaatattaaataagttatatgtTAAGCATGCTCTGGTCTAGttggaaatttttaatttaaacaaagctgccaaatggttttattattattattatcatcatcatcatcatcatcatcatttttcacTTCTTGCGCGTAGTACTTCTTTGTCAGTGACACAAACCACATCATTTTTAGAAGAATAAAACTCAAGGTCTGATCGTTCTCAAAATTCTTCTCACCTTTTGATGGTATCACATCTGTCAGTGGACCATTCAGCAAAGgacttgtaatatatttttttaaatttaaattatataaaatattatacatttttaatttagttcATAATGTGCGCAACAATTTGACATGGTATATTTATGGCAGATTCGAAATATAGAACAAAAAAACGCTTCTTTCCTCTTGAGAATAATTCCATATTATCATCAACATTTTTAACAGAACGGTTTTCTCATTCCATATACTAGTTACATCTGGCTCTGGGATAGGCAATCaacttttacttaaaaaaattaattccttgTTCATTACCACTGTCTTCATGCAGTATatctacattttcagctgaaaataattctgtattttatCATTAGCCAAAATGCTATCGACGAATTCATGTACCAGtactataaaataatacataaaaatactaaaaataaatctaatttaaaaaCCAAATTAATTTCAACATTCAAAAGTTCTGTACACTATAAAATGTGTTTGCAATTAACAGAATGGGCATTGCTCAGTAGTTTATTAAACATGTCGCCAGGTATTGTATTGAATCAATGTTTAGAGTCCTGCAAACTGACGTTGGATGTATCTTCCATAGCAGAATCATCACCATATTATTATGTAATTGCACTTTCTAACTACAGTAGAACAAATGTATTTCAGACACATCCACAGTAAATATATTACGCAATGTAGCGTGTCAACTTCAATTATCTGTATAAAAAGTTATACATTTTTCGATATTACTGCTGGCACTAGCCTAATATCAAATGAAAAGAACGAATGTATAAACACAATATGAAATCATGATTTGATTACTTAAAACAGTTAAATACAAACACGTAGCGTAGAGTACACTTGAGATAACAAAATGTGCAAGTgaagaaagtaattaattttcgaaGTTGGTATACAATAAAGGAAATTACGTAGGAATAGTTACTGCGATGCTGCTAgagctgctgatgatgatgatgtgtatgtatttattaacactacaattgggtatacacctggtgcagtgatatataatatacaataataccattacaattatacaataattacagcaataaaagaaataaaatgaaattagataaacctaaatttatttctaactatacataactagatgcaataaacctaggactataaataaaaactattctataataacgcctacaataagcaaatgTATACCTAACTTATagttataagtacttctatttcacccaactattaccaatttacatatcaccttaattaattacaaatcaacttcatTACACCCTTAATTTAttaacatatcaactaaattacatatcatcttaattaattacatatcatcttaattgattacatatcaacttaattaattacatgacacaacttagatagttacactgcacctacaattacattttcagtctaatcttctcaacctttcattaaatgtattgattttgagaggaccaccctgaaagattgccgcaggtaagctgttccaatcTACTATTGTGTGGTTAACaatggaaaattttgccacgtccgttctttgttttctacatttaaacttcctattatatctgccctgcctaagtatgatggtgttgctaatctagcattgatatcggtccatgctttgtgtcccatttgtgccttaaacattgctgtgagtctggtttttcgtcgcattgatttgagagattcccaccctaagtcttttactttCTCTTCAcacatgatgatgattattattattatgattatgatgatgatcattAGACTAAACACTAAATAtttgtgtatataatatatattttctcaaCCAGATACGTCAATCTTGACAAAAATAGAGGAGGTCGTTGAAAACTGTTTGACATACTGAAGTTGGCTACATGTTACATTTACTTGAATTCAATATAGAGAGAGATCCGTAAgcgatgtcattaatttcacggtgttattatttgagatatttcaaacaaaattttaatacagttTTCTTTGTTCTTGCTTTGTTTTCGAGATAAatatggttttatatgaaacatttcatagcgtgttttgggaaagccagtgCTAGAATTCCCAGTAaactcagtcattttaagagagcagtgcattatgataataaaattattgaaagaattttagttttgtcctttaaatgtgcagaaatgtgatcTGAATAAAAAAtagcttttcgttctgcaaagaaattttacattacatttgttcgcataaaatttctgcacatttaaagaataaaactaaaattccttcaatcatttgagccgttcagagcagaagtggtgtaagtcaaaattgggtaatgaggtttaaagtaaaaattccgtAAAATACATCggaaaatagcaattaatatatccttggtgctatccactgactactaatagattaaagaaacaatattaattgctactttgcgctgtattttacagaatgtttactttaaccctcattacccattttttacttacaccacttttgctgtgAACAGCTCATTTATcgttataatacactgctctctcaaaTTGATTGAGGATGTTGGGAATTCAGTGAATGACTTTCCCAATTTCACAAACACGCTataaattgtttcatataaaacagtctttATCTCGAAAAttaagcaaaaacgaggaaagttttttttttaactttttcgtatgaaatacctcaaagaataactcccttaAATTATTGAGATTACTTATGGTTAAGCCTGTATATAGCTTGAAATTAGTACACTTGTGTATGCTAGTTATTTTACAATTTCGTGACATAAAAATGTTGAGCTCCATGTGTAGTTACAGAGTGTTATTTGCGTAATGTTACAAACGGAATGTATATCATTGCAAACTGTACAATCTCGTTAAATAGATTGTTTCAGTGTTATAGTAGGTCATAAAAAGTTAGGCACTTGTAAACTACGTGGATTTAGTTGAATAGTTGTGCATCTTGCATATCGGATGAGGGGTGCAGAAATCAAATATTTAACACCAGAACTCTGAACTATAACATTTCTGAATCGATAACTATTTTAGGTGTCTATTCTAAATATGCACATTGAAACAGAACTAAAATATATACGACCACATTTCATTCCTGCATGTTACATTCCTCTTCTATTTTTCACAAACTTCTCTCTACTTACACAGTCATTGTCTACATGTATTCGCATACTCTCATATCTGTCTTCATAATTAGCTATTTCACTTACAGCTACTTCATAATAGCACTTTATATCTGTGACTGTTAATACTATGGAAACACTCCAAGTGCCAACATATCTAATTCATAATCCGATTCCTCCCACATTGCACAGTGTGTGGCAATATGTAAACCGCACCACAGCTGTGATGTGATGCAGTAACTGCTGCTGGTTGTTGGCCAAAGAAGGAACCTAGACAATCCCCGAAAACTAATGAGGATATTTATAGACTGAGTTGACCTCTGGTAAAAATTCAAGACTCCCAGGCAATTTTTGTTGTAAAAGATTAGAACATTGACAAAAAAAATCATGAAAGAGAAACCTCTACTAAAAGTAGTTTTTTTATTCCAAAATGAAATACACGACTTGCTAGTACCTCTAAAGATACTGTATGAAAATTTGTactgaaacatttcgaagatttcgcaagtaaataaatagatcttGAAATATTGCTAGATGGtgaattctttcattattttagCTTCCGCTGTTATTCTCTTGGAGCACAACGACGTAGGCATAATAAAACTAACAGATTTTAGCATTTTCTTAAAATGAAGTTTAGATGCCAAATCATTTGAAGGAATTAACTGTGAGGTGGATTTTGAAGCCATTTCGGCGGAACTGTTAGAGTTTAAAAACTTGCAATGTATGTATACACGGATCCGAaaagtaaaatttgcattttaattataatgCCAGAGGTCCATATTTTTCTAGTTTCATACAAAAATTATTAAGGTATTGATAAGAAGAAATATTTTGGCACAGAAGATTtttactgttacattacatatatttcacTAAGGAATTTCAAATTGCCTGCTTTAAAGACACACATAATATACAGTAACACATTATAAAGAATTCATTTCAACCACTTCTAATTTTCCTTACTACACAATACTAATGCTGGCTTCCAGGTTTGGCTTCCTATAAAGCTGTGTAGACATGAAAAGTGAAGAATTGGACCGAGAATTAGTATCGCGCCTGCATAGTTCAGTGGTAGAGAGTTCGCATgattagccaaaggtcccggaacaatttgtccctttaagggtatatgtacgtgaacgaccacaaatattatcagaaaatgcaggctctaaatgtctaaaatgttataatgaaataactcataactgaataaaaataattgcAAGGCACCAACAAGACTTATTACAACTTAAGTATctgaaaaaagtataaaaaagggtactaataatgttttttagaattcactttttactttaaagtaaattttccaaaatttgaagattttcacacatattatttcatatctCTACAACCTTTAGAGatggaattctgaaattttgtcactGATTTAActtgcatttatgcaaaaggtagactacaataatgtccatttctttgaaaatagaaaaattaggtcacaaaacatgttgtaaattttaatatattttatatagaacaaacaaaaaattagctgtattaaaataaacaactctacatgtctgagagtagtctactgttcataaataagtgtttattaaatACAGGAGAAATATTAAAGAtctcagagagaccataacaatgttatggttaccaaatgatgtaactgcagaattttttttgtttttcatacttTAATAAAGCTGGTTTGCAAAATATTATCGGTAACGTTTTCTATACTTTtattcagatatttaagttctgccAAGTCTTCTTGTGGTACcttataatttttgtccaattgtgagatcattttcttataaaattttataaatttagagcctacattttctcataatatttgtggtcgttcacgtacatatacccttaacattATACAGTTACATTAATTTTCTTCACAAGAAACGGTGATATCAAATTGAATATTGAAGCACTGCACCAAATTACTTCCTATATAATCGTctattgatattaaaatttttttatattgcaatATTTTCTAGGCAATATGCTTGCGTGCATGTCTGTTTAATGATGCCGATTGCGAAAAAGactttccacagacatcgcacATGAACAGCTTTTGGCCAGTATGGTGGCGCTCATGGGTCGTGAGATGACCCGGCTGAGAAAAGTACTTTCCACAGTAATTGCATTCGTATGGCTTCTCGCCGGAGTGAAGCCGTACATGTCTTTTGAGATCACCCGATTGCGAGAAAGCCTTTGCACAAACGTCACATTTGAACGGTTTCTTGCCTGTATGCCTGAATGCATGCCTTTTCAAGTTCATCGAAAACGGAAAACACTTACCACATACGTCGCATTTGAATGGTCTTTCGCCGGTATGCTGTCTCTCATGAGTTCTAACTTGTGCGGATTGCGTGAATTGCTTACCACAGTAATTGCACTTGAATGGCTTCTCACCTGTATGAAGGCGTTGGTGCCGTTTGAGATGACCGGATTGCATAAAACTCTTCCCACAAACGTCGCATTTCACTGGTGTTTCAATTGCGTGCTTCAGTGAATGTCTATTGAGATTTATTGAGTACGGAAAACACTCTCCACATATATCGCACTTGTAAGGTTTGTCGGCAGTATGCTGATATTCGTGGGTTGTTAGCTGCCGCGGATTCAAGAAGTTCTTATCACAAAATTTGCATTTGAAAGCCCTCTCGCCTGTTTCTAGACATCGATGCATTTTGAAATCCTTTGATTCTGTGAAACACTTCTTACAAAAGTCACACTCGAATGTCTTCACCATCGTGTGCTTTAGCGAATGTCTTTTCAGAGTAATGTTATACGAAAAACATTCCCCACAGACATCACACTTGAATGGTTTTTCGCCAGAATGCTGAAGTTCATGTCGTCTGAGGTTACTAGACTCCGAAAAACACTTTCCGCATTCACCACATCGGAATGGTTTTTCCCCAGTATGCTTTCGTGCATGAGTTGTAAGATGTCCTGGTTGGGCGAAGTATTTACCACAGATATCGCATTTAAATGGCTTCTCGCCCGTGTGAAGACGTACATGTCTCTTGAGGTCTCCTGACTGTGAAAAAGACTTAacgcaaacatcacatttgaaaggtgtcTCGCTTTGGTGCTTGACTGCGTGTCTTCTCAGATTAACGTACTgcgagaaacattttccacagaaGTCACATTTAAATGGTTTTTCGCCGGTATGCAGACATTCATGTCTTGTTAGGTGAACCGAATCcgcgaaacactttccacacacatcgcatttgaataatttctcgAATGAAAGCCATT includes the following:
- the LOC138716465 gene encoding zinc finger protein ZFP2-like, whose translation is MDVIKTELEEQDPLAIDNTDLEDKKPESQEWNLSHLEAMAMKTECVDYSYDIKTEIKVEDTPVPISFPMVKTEVDHQWWDLDEVKAEVKLEVMAEENEVSTESFAVTQNSSVSSEYNSIKHEEPEDSSSMCNICHKNFSNPFTLKYHLRTHAGESHSEWLSFEKLFKCDVCGKCFADSVHLTRHECLHTGEKPFKCDFCGKCFSQYVNLRRHAVKHQSETPFKCDVCVKSFSQSGDLKRHVRLHTGEKPFKCDICGKYFAQPGHLTTHARKHTGEKPFRCGECGKCFSESSNLRRHELQHSGEKPFKCDVCGECFSYNITLKRHSLKHTMVKTFECDFCKKCFTESKDFKMHRCLETGERAFKCKFCDKNFLNPRQLTTHEYQHTADKPYKCDICGECFPYSINLNRHSLKHAIETPVKCDVCGKSFMQSGHLKRHQRLHTVAMDVIKTEIQVDPLAVQTDVGEKKHFAEGGNLLGPEETGIKAEYMDHSYDLTSEMKVEATPLPFHLEMVKCEAEDESPDWQTLETEVKAEGDEVLTER